One segment of Pristis pectinata isolate sPriPec2 chromosome 3, sPriPec2.1.pri, whole genome shotgun sequence DNA contains the following:
- the LOC127568031 gene encoding basic proline-rich protein-like produces the protein MRIGTGHARLLSAAPSAGRPVEDPPTAHARPQGPSHGPCPAPGTLPEPTPGPRDPPRAHARPQGPSQGPCPAPGTLPRPMPGPRDPPTAHARPQGPSHGPCPAPGTLPAPMPGPRDPPRAHARPQGPSQSPCPAPGTLPEPMPGPRDPPRAHARPQGPSHGPCPAPGTLPRPMPGPRDPPTAHARPQGPSQSPCPAPGTLPEPMPGPRDPPTAHARPQGPSHGPCPAPGTLPRPTPGPRDPPTAHARPQGPSHGPRPAPGTLSWPTPGPRDPLMAHARPQGPSHGPCPAPGTLSWPMPSPRDPIMAHAQPQRLYHSPCPAPGTLP, from the exons ATGCGCATTGGGACCGGTCACGCTCGCTTGCTCTCGGCTGCCCCCTCGGCTGGAAGACCGGTGGA GGACCCTCCCACGGCCCACGCCCGGCCCCAGGGACCCTCCCACGGCCCGTGCCCGGCCCCAGGGACCCTCCCAGAGCCCACGCCCGGCCCCAGGGACCCTCCCAGGGCCCACGCCCGGCCCCAGGGACCCTCCCAGGGCCCATGCCCGGCCCCAGGGACCCTCCCACGGCCCATGCCCGGCCCCAGGGACCCTCCCACGGCCCATGCCCGGCCCCAGGGACCCTCCCACGGCCCATGCCCGGCCCCAGGGACCCTCCCAGCGCCCATGCCCGGCCCCAGGGACCCTCCCAGAGCCCATGCCCGGCCCCAGGGACCCTCCCAGAGCCCATGCCCGGCCCCAGGGACCCTCCCAGAGCCCATGCCCGGCCCCAGGGACCCTCCCAGGGCCCATGCCCGGCCCCAGGGACCCTCCCACGGCCCATGCCCGGCCCCAGGGACCCTCCCACGGCCCATGCCCGGCCCCAGGGACCCTCCCACCGCCCATGCCCGGCCCCAGGGACCCTCCCAGAGCCCATGCCCGGCCCCAGGGACCCTCCCAGAGCCCATGCCCGGCCCCAGGGACCCTCCCACGGCCCATGCCCGGCCCCAGGGACCCTCCCACGGCCCATGCCCGGCCCCAGGGACCCTCCCACGGCCCACGCCCGGCCCCAGGGACCCTCCCACGGCCCACGCCCGGCCCCAGGGACCCTCTCATGGCCCACGCCCGGCCCCAGGGACCCTCTCATGGCCCACGCCCGGCCCCAGGGACCCTCTCATGGCCCATGCCCGGCCCCAGGGACCCTCTCATGGCCCATGCCCGGCCCCAGGGACCCTCTCATGGCCCATGCCCAGCCCCAGGGACCCTATCATGGCCCATGCCCAGCCCCAGCGACTCTACCATAGCCCATGCCCAGCCCCAGGGACCCTCCCATAG
- the sf3b5 gene encoding splicing factor 3B subunit 5 — protein sequence MTDRYNIHSQLEHLQSKYIGTGHADTTKWEWLVNQHRDSYASYMGHFDLLNYFAVAENETKARVRFNLMEKMLQPCGPPPDKPEEA from the coding sequence ATGACGGACCGCTACAACATCCACAGCCAGCTGGAGCACCTGCAGTCCAAGTACATCGGGACGGGCCACGCCGACACCACCAAGTGGGAGTGGCTGGTCAACCAGCACCGCGACTCGTACGCCTCCTACATGGGCCACTTCGACCTGCTCAACTACTTCGCGGTGGCCGAGAACGAAACCAAGGCCCGGGTCCGCTTCAACCTGATGGAGAAGATGCTGCAGCCGTGCGGGCCGCCGCCAGACAAGCCCGAGGAGGCCTGA